The proteins below are encoded in one region of Macrobrachium rosenbergii isolate ZJJX-2024 unplaced genomic scaffold, ASM4041242v1 282, whole genome shotgun sequence:
- the LOC136838243 gene encoding uncharacterized protein, translated as MTSSLRKHTPTHQPPHPTPQFPHLNPHTQHLNPHTRHLNPKTTTPYTSIPIHDTSTPKQPHLHTPHLNPLHQLHPTPHTSTPYPTPQPIHPHTPHLNPYTPHLNPLHQLHPTSQPPTPITPHISTPYPTPQSPHLHTDTPHTSTSYAPYTPTPHTSTAHPHTSTPIPHTPTPHMSTPLPHTPCLNPHTPIPQPQHHHT; from the coding sequence ATGACGAGTTCCCTGAGAAAACACACCCCCACACATCAGCCGCCACACCCCACACCTCAGTTCCCACACCTCAATCCCCACACCCAACACCTCAATCCCCACACACGACACCTCAACCCCAAAACCACCACACCCTACACCTCAATCCCCATACACGACACCTCAACCCCAAAACAACCACACTTACACACCCCACACCTCAACCCCCTACACCAATTACACCCCACACCTCACACCTCAACCCCATACCCCACACCTCAACCCATACACCCCCACACCCCACACCTCAACCCATACACCCCACACCTCAACCCCCTACACCAATTACACCCCACATCTCAACCCCCTACACCAATTACACCCCACATCTCAACCCCATACCCCACACCTCAATCCCCACACCTCCACACTGACACACCCCACACCTCAACTTCCTACGCCCCTTACACCCCCACACCTCACACCTCAACCGCACACCCCCACACCTCAACACCTATACCCCACACCCCCACACCACACATGTCAACCCCTCTCCCCCACACACCATGCCTCAACCCCCACACCCCCATACCTCAACCCCAACACCACCACACCTga